From Streptomyces kaniharaensis, one genomic window encodes:
- a CDS encoding dTMP kinase yields MTTTPQRPRCRRGPLISAEGLNGVGKTYLTNRAVEALDDKPVMLDEFSQRADGRPGLGEALLGALRQASIGDPFLRGGTPMAEALLLMAIKRHDLDTVLPDLARGRAVVEGRSVDTTAVCQALLLHPDDPDAALRTAMDLLDLAASWRPLPDLTILVTDDPGDALARAQRRDRCVFTDEQAHFMREASDLFERLAATDPVRYRVVDRRHVDEYEAADRIRTWIRDAGRDLECLPEPWQGTAAACLCCHRRAATAAVA; encoded by the coding sequence ATGACGACCACACCGCAACGCCCCCGTTGCCGCCGCGGCCCGCTGATCTCCGCCGAGGGCCTCAACGGAGTCGGCAAGACCTACCTCACCAATCGCGCCGTCGAGGCCCTCGATGACAAGCCGGTGATGCTCGACGAGTTCTCGCAGCGCGCCGACGGGCGCCCGGGTCTCGGTGAGGCGCTGCTGGGCGCGCTGCGCCAGGCCAGCATCGGCGACCCGTTCCTGCGCGGCGGCACCCCGATGGCCGAGGCCCTGCTCCTGATGGCCATCAAGCGACACGACCTGGACACCGTCCTGCCCGACCTGGCCCGCGGCCGGGCTGTCGTCGAAGGCCGCAGCGTGGACACCACCGCCGTGTGCCAGGCCCTGCTCCTGCACCCCGACGACCCGGACGCCGCCCTGCGTACGGCGATGGATCTGCTGGACCTCGCCGCCTCCTGGCGGCCGCTGCCCGACCTCACCATCCTCGTCACCGACGACCCCGGCGACGCACTCGCCCGCGCCCAGCGGCGCGACCGGTGCGTCTTCACCGACGAGCAGGCCCACTTCATGCGCGAGGCGTCCGATCTCTTCGAACGGCTCGCCGCCACCGATCCCGTCCGCTACCGGGTCGTGGACCGCCGCCACGTCGACGAGTACGAAGCAGCCGACCGGATCCGCACCTGGATCCGCGACGCCGGCAGGGACCTGGAATGCCTGCCCGAGCCCTGGCAGGGCACCGCCGCCGCGTGCCTGTGCTGCCACCGGCGCGCCGCCACCGCGGCCGTGGCATGA
- a CDS encoding HAD family hydrolase: MSTGSQEPSCPGECGCVPALDKDIGALIVDFDGTLADTRQGHEDALHAALEPYGVVLDPTWYARHIGLSIRDLLAALPGGRALPHGEVIARSRAHLLAEVHTITPIACTVELLRRAQAAGLPCAVASGASQQLVGPGLDALGLRGAFEAVVAREDAARGKPHPELFLTAARRLGIAPGHCLAVDDAPDGVAAARAAGMRVLTIARAHLAPVISAPAGLRDCASRSTDAAGPLPAHDQIR, translated from the coding sequence ATGAGCACGGGGAGCCAGGAGCCGTCCTGTCCGGGCGAGTGCGGCTGCGTGCCCGCGCTGGACAAGGACATCGGCGCCCTGATCGTCGACTTCGACGGCACCCTCGCCGACACCCGGCAAGGACATGAGGACGCACTGCACGCCGCCCTGGAGCCCTACGGCGTCGTTCTCGACCCCACCTGGTACGCCCGGCACATCGGGCTGTCCATCCGCGACCTGCTGGCGGCGCTGCCCGGCGGCCGGGCGCTGCCCCACGGCGAGGTCATCGCGCGCAGCCGCGCCCACCTGCTGGCCGAGGTCCACACGATCACGCCCATCGCGTGCACCGTGGAACTCCTCCGACGGGCGCAGGCCGCGGGCCTGCCTTGCGCCGTGGCCTCCGGCGCCAGCCAGCAGCTCGTCGGCCCGGGACTCGACGCGCTGGGCTTGCGCGGCGCGTTCGAGGCCGTCGTCGCGCGCGAGGACGCCGCCCGCGGCAAGCCGCACCCGGAACTGTTCCTCACCGCCGCCCGCCGGCTGGGTATCGCGCCGGGGCACTGCCTGGCGGTCGACGACGCGCCCGACGGGGTCGCCGCCGCCCGCGCGGCGGGCATGCGGGTGCTCACCATCGCCAGGGCTCACCTGGCCCCGGTGATCAGTGCCCCGGCGGGGCTCCGGGACTGCGCCTCTCGGTCCACCGACGCCGCAGGACCGCTCCCGGCCCACGACCAGATCCGGTGA
- a CDS encoding phosphoribosylaminoimidazolesuccinocarboxamide synthase, whose translation MPVLHATKNLTVLRRPTATSEGVGEFEYTDHYSVFHYGPMPDPIPGKGEAACRMAVFNFELLEAAGVRTHFRRQSAPNRIEVTLARLPETLDHPPTPQLGNYLLPLQVLFRNELPPGSSVHRRLASGDLSPADIGLDAVPAVGERLPRPTVEYATTREPVNRFLTPADAQYLSGLDDRLFRTLRETTLAVNSVLSDHAARVGVNHCDGKTEYLVTDDQELLLADSPGTPDESRLMFDGVHCGKQILRDWYVRSGNEIPVGRLIADGVPRSQWPRPASLPPTFVPVMTDLYRALCETWTGERRWSAPSLAAATRAVLDLTDE comes from the coding sequence ATGCCCGTCCTGCACGCGACCAAGAATCTGACCGTCTTGCGACGGCCGACCGCCACGAGCGAAGGCGTCGGCGAGTTCGAGTACACCGACCACTACAGCGTCTTCCACTACGGCCCGATGCCCGACCCGATCCCCGGCAAGGGCGAAGCCGCCTGCCGCATGGCGGTCTTCAACTTCGAGCTGCTGGAGGCGGCCGGCGTGCGCACGCACTTCCGCCGCCAGAGCGCCCCGAACCGAATCGAGGTCACCCTCGCCCGCCTCCCGGAGACGCTCGACCACCCGCCCACCCCGCAGTTGGGCAACTACCTCCTGCCGCTACAGGTCCTCTTCCGCAACGAACTCCCACCCGGGAGCTCGGTCCACCGCCGGCTGGCCTCCGGCGACCTGAGCCCGGCCGACATCGGCCTCGACGCGGTCCCCGCCGTCGGCGAGCGGCTCCCGCGGCCGACCGTCGAGTACGCGACGACCCGCGAGCCGGTCAACCGCTTCCTCACCCCCGCCGACGCCCAGTACCTCTCCGGCCTCGACGACCGTCTCTTCCGCACCCTGCGCGAGACCACTCTCGCGGTCAACAGCGTGCTGAGCGACCACGCGGCCCGAGTTGGCGTGAACCACTGCGACGGCAAGACCGAGTACCTGGTGACGGACGATCAGGAACTGCTGCTCGCCGACAGCCCCGGCACCCCGGACGAGAGCCGTCTGATGTTCGACGGCGTGCACTGCGGCAAGCAGATCCTGCGCGACTGGTACGTGCGCTCCGGCAACGAGATCCCGGTCGGCCGGCTGATCGCCGACGGCGTCCCCCGCAGCCAGTGGCCCCGGCCCGCGTCCCTGCCGCCCACGTTCGTCCCCGTGATGACGGACCTGTACCGGGCCCTGTGCGAGACCTGGACAGGCGAACGCCGCTGGAGCGCGCCCAGCCTGGCGGCCGCGACCCGGGCCGTCCTCGACCTCACCGACGAGTGA
- a CDS encoding 3'-5' exonuclease → MALTDDSGFRATTFVVIDFETTTPSGHPPQPIEVAALALRLHDGAWTETGRSTCLIRPPAFAPVTPADTAQTGLTAEQLANAPTPAQALGALDRRLTPGTPYLLVAQHAATEANVIHHQAERCPTLARTNLIDTIPLAKHLVPGLPNYKLDTLMAHFGIPHPPDRHRAPADVDVTAQLFLHLIAAADRDPRLDSLAALFKTAGRTAKANQPVQAGLFDA, encoded by the coding sequence ATGGCTCTGACCGACGATTCGGGCTTTCGGGCGACGACGTTCGTGGTCATCGACTTCGAGACGACGACCCCCTCCGGCCATCCGCCCCAGCCCATCGAGGTCGCGGCGCTCGCCCTGCGCCTGCACGACGGCGCCTGGACGGAGACCGGCCGCAGCACGTGCCTGATCCGGCCGCCCGCGTTCGCGCCGGTAACCCCCGCCGACACCGCCCAGACCGGCCTGACCGCCGAGCAGCTCGCCAACGCCCCTACCCCCGCTCAGGCCCTCGGCGCCCTGGACCGCCGCCTCACCCCCGGCACCCCCTACCTGCTGGTGGCCCAGCACGCCGCCACCGAGGCGAACGTCATCCACCACCAGGCCGAGCGCTGCCCGACGCTGGCCCGCACCAACCTCATCGACACCATCCCACTGGCCAAGCACCTCGTCCCCGGCCTGCCGAACTACAAGCTCGACACGCTCATGGCGCACTTCGGCATCCCGCACCCGCCCGACCGCCACCGGGCGCCCGCCGACGTCGACGTCACCGCGCAGCTCTTCCTCCACCTCATCGCCGCCGCCGACCGCGACCCGCGCCTGGACAGCCTCGCAGCCCTGTTCAAGACCGCCGGGCGCACCGCCAAGGCCAACCAGCCTGTCCAGGCAGGGCTGTTCGACGCCTGA
- a CDS encoding mycothiol-dependent nitroreductase Rv2466c family protein, whose protein sequence is MQHDEEQSRVEVPFWFDPLCPWAWVTSRWLLEVEKVRPVRADWRIMSLAYLNLVQREGNGLSDDYRALMESAWGPVRVCAAAAEHAGPQVLGPLYTAIGTRLHNRRRRDDPTVIPEALAETNLPAALAEAATSTDFDPLIIASHHEAFDEVGLDVGTPVVRIAGTVLFGPVLRKAPRGEAAGKLWDGLALVAATDGFFELKRTRDSKPIFE, encoded by the coding sequence ATGCAGCACGACGAGGAGCAGTCCCGCGTCGAGGTGCCCTTCTGGTTCGACCCGCTGTGCCCGTGGGCGTGGGTCACCTCGCGCTGGCTCCTGGAAGTCGAGAAGGTCCGCCCGGTGCGCGCCGACTGGCGGATCATGTCGCTGGCCTACCTCAACCTGGTCCAGCGCGAGGGCAACGGCCTCAGCGACGACTACCGGGCACTGATGGAGAGCGCCTGGGGGCCGGTGCGGGTGTGCGCCGCCGCCGCCGAGCACGCCGGCCCCCAGGTCCTCGGCCCGCTGTACACCGCCATCGGCACCCGCCTGCACAACCGGCGCCGCCGCGACGACCCCACCGTCATCCCCGAAGCGCTCGCCGAGACGAACCTGCCCGCCGCCCTGGCCGAAGCCGCCACCAGCACCGACTTCGACCCACTCATCATCGCCTCCCACCACGAGGCATTCGACGAGGTCGGCCTCGACGTCGGCACCCCCGTCGTCCGCATCGCAGGCACCGTCCTGTTCGGCCCCGTACTCCGCAAAGCCCCCCGTGGTGAGGCCGCCGGGAAGCTCTGGGACGGCCTGGCCCTGGTTGCGGCAACGGACGGCTTTTTCGAACTCAAGCGGACCCGGGACTCCAAGCCGATCTTCGAGTGA
- a CDS encoding NUDIX hydrolase: MAISDATIAETLSSYLERFPAEAEALAEPVRLLGEGSGFASRRSFPMHVTVGALLVCGSEVLLIDHLAYGITLQPGGHLEPTDATLPEAALRELTEETGIDERKIVALSSVPVYVEYGLVPARPEKDEPEHYHLDIGYAFSTERAEIGLIQETEVTGAAWYSVDLAVSLVGERIARAVGVPAQVL, translated from the coding sequence GTGGCCATCAGTGATGCCACCATCGCGGAGACGCTGTCGTCGTACCTCGAACGGTTCCCGGCCGAGGCCGAAGCGCTGGCCGAGCCGGTGCGGCTCCTTGGCGAGGGCTCCGGGTTCGCATCCCGACGCAGCTTCCCGATGCATGTGACGGTCGGCGCGCTCCTCGTCTGTGGTTCCGAGGTTCTGCTCATCGACCACCTTGCCTACGGGATCACGTTGCAGCCGGGCGGCCATCTTGAGCCGACCGACGCCACGTTGCCCGAGGCGGCGCTGCGTGAGCTGACGGAGGAGACCGGCATCGACGAGCGCAAGATCGTGGCGCTGTCGTCGGTGCCGGTCTACGTCGAATACGGCCTGGTGCCGGCGCGGCCCGAGAAGGACGAGCCGGAGCACTACCACCTGGACATCGGGTACGCCTTCTCGACGGAGCGCGCCGAGATCGGGCTCATCCAGGAGACGGAGGTGACTGGCGCGGCCTGGTACTCGGTGGACCTGGCCGTGAGTCTGGTCGGCGAGCGCATCGCTCGGGCGGTCGGCGTACCGGCCCAGGTTCTCTGA